A genomic window from Candidatus Cloacimonadota bacterium includes:
- a CDS encoding FAD-binding protein, which produces MYPEYMRKSIRKVEKTRPERLKLARSGKAIFPMMSAEERQEVLDKFHPDYKKDARKKVRIGPNKGDNITTEVVDQLEAYSRIKPDYFDLKNPDYETDVLVIGAGSAGFSASLLAAENGADVLLVTKLRIGDSNSMMAQGGIQASVRPDDNPVLHYLDVMGGGHFDNIPELVKALVAEAPDAIHWLQDLGVMFDRNEDGTMLTKPGGGTCRPRMHSARDYTGAAICRTIRDEVLNRPDKIKILEHQPAVELIKDENGNVAGAVLYHLENRNYYTVKAKAIIIATGGFGRLHVKGFETTNHYGATADGLVVAYRAGAKLLYMDSVQYHPTGAVYPPQILGFLCTEKLRGLGAQPVNKNGELFVHPLEPRDIEASAFIRECTERDLGIQTPGGQVGIWLDSPLIEKLSGPGTIKKNLPAMLRQFERFDVDITQDPILVYPTLHYQNGGIEINDHCETNVNGLFVAGEAAGGIHGRNRLMGNSQLDLIVFGRRAGIYAAEYAKKAKTGKLTLSHITEYDQEVKKIGIDRKHISPMVLPDYTPASVKERQYTTEYQGTLR; this is translated from the coding sequence ATGTATCCAGAATATATGCGCAAATCGATCAGAAAGGTCGAAAAGACGCGACCCGAGAGACTGAAACTTGCACGTTCAGGCAAAGCAATCTTCCCTATGATGTCCGCAGAAGAACGACAGGAAGTGCTTGATAAATTTCATCCTGACTATAAGAAAGATGCTCGAAAAAAAGTGCGAATAGGACCAAATAAAGGGGATAATATCACAACAGAAGTTGTTGATCAACTCGAAGCTTATTCAAGAATTAAGCCTGATTATTTCGACTTAAAGAATCCTGACTATGAAACAGATGTCCTCGTTATCGGTGCCGGCTCAGCAGGTTTTTCCGCATCCCTTCTTGCAGCGGAAAACGGAGCTGATGTTCTGCTTGTAACAAAACTGAGAATTGGTGACTCTAATTCAATGATGGCGCAGGGTGGTATTCAGGCATCCGTTCGACCTGATGATAATCCCGTACTCCACTATCTCGATGTTATGGGTGGCGGACACTTTGACAATATCCCAGAGCTCGTTAAAGCTCTTGTCGCTGAAGCTCCAGATGCGATACATTGGCTTCAGGATCTCGGGGTTATGTTCGACAGAAATGAAGATGGAACAATGCTCACGAAACCCGGTGGCGGAACATGCAGACCGCGTATGCATTCTGCTCGTGACTATACCGGTGCAGCTATCTGTAGGACAATCCGTGATGAGGTGCTGAATCGTCCAGATAAGATAAAGATTTTGGAACATCAACCAGCAGTCGAACTTATTAAAGATGAAAATGGGAATGTCGCCGGCGCTGTGTTGTATCATTTAGAAAACAGGAATTATTACACGGTTAAAGCTAAAGCGATCATTATTGCAACCGGTGGCTTTGGACGTCTGCACGTTAAAGGATTTGAAACGACCAATCATTACGGTGCTACGGCAGACGGACTTGTCGTTGCTTATCGCGCAGGTGCAAAACTTTTATATATGGATTCAGTCCAATACCATCCAACCGGTGCTGTGTATCCACCGCAAATTCTCGGATTCCTCTGCACAGAAAAACTGCGAGGTCTCGGTGCTCAACCCGTAAATAAGAATGGTGAATTATTCGTTCATCCACTCGAACCTCGTGATATTGAGGCGTCTGCATTCATTCGTGAATGCACAGAACGTGATCTTGGTATTCAGACACCGGGAGGTCAAGTCGGTATCTGGTTGGATTCTCCACTGATCGAAAAGCTGAGTGGACCCGGTACGATCAAGAAGAACCTTCCGGCTATGCTTAGACAGTTCGAACGTTTTGATGTTGATATCACACAAGATCCAATACTGGTATATCCAACTCTCCATTATCAAAACGGCGGTATCGAAATTAATGATCACTGCGAAACAAACGTGAATGGTCTTTTTGTTGCTGGAGAAGCTGCTGGAGGCATCCATGGACGCAATCGTCTGATGGGAAATTCTCAGCTTGATCTGATTGTATTTGGGCGACGTGCCGGTATTTACGCAGCGGAATATGCTAAAAAAGCGAAGACCGGAAAACTAACACTCTCGCATATCACTGAATATGACCAGGAAGTGAAAAAAATCGGTATTGACAGAAAACACATCTCACCGATGGTTCTTCCTGATTATACCCCTGCTTCTGTGAAAGAGCGTCAATACACAACTGAATATCAAGGAACTCTAAGATAA
- a CDS encoding oxidoreductase: MAKPKVAFYWCASCGGCEEAIVDLHEDILKVAELVDIVFWPCAMDFKTNDVKNMQDNEINVCFINGAIRTDEQVEMAHLLRKKAQIIVSFGSCSQLGGIPGLANFWDKESIFASSYGGRCPSVNNPDGVVPQEISEVPEGELTLPAFHNTVKTTDQVIDVDYYLPGCSPAPYLTMRAINTILSGDLPPKGTVLAPNKALCEVCSRNETKPEKLSIDRVNRVSLVDVDPEKCFLAQGIICMGPVTRSGCNGEADGRCVAANMPCRGCYGPTTEVHDVGAKMIAALASVVGLDGEENMSETAVQKLLDQIVDPAGTFYRFSLAKSYFRRKIMTDPKEEK; encoded by the coding sequence ATGGCAAAACCGAAAGTTGCTTTTTATTGGTGTGCATCCTGTGGAGGATGCGAAGAAGCGATTGTTGATCTGCATGAAGATATCTTGAAAGTAGCAGAGCTCGTTGATATCGTGTTCTGGCCTTGTGCAATGGATTTCAAGACCAATGACGTCAAAAATATGCAGGACAATGAAATAAATGTTTGTTTTATTAATGGAGCGATCCGAACAGATGAACAGGTAGAGATGGCGCATCTATTACGTAAAAAAGCTCAGATCATTGTTTCTTTTGGTTCATGCTCGCAGCTTGGAGGAATACCTGGTCTTGCCAACTTCTGGGATAAAGAATCGATCTTTGCATCATCCTATGGTGGCAGATGCCCTTCAGTTAATAATCCTGATGGTGTTGTACCACAAGAAATCTCTGAAGTGCCTGAAGGCGAACTAACCCTTCCAGCATTCCACAACACAGTAAAAACGACTGATCAGGTTATCGATGTTGATTATTATCTTCCCGGCTGTTCTCCTGCTCCCTACCTCACTATGCGTGCGATCAATACAATTCTATCTGGTGATCTACCTCCAAAAGGAACCGTACTTGCACCGAATAAAGCACTCTGCGAAGTATGCTCAAGAAATGAAACAAAGCCGGAGAAACTATCCATAGATAGAGTAAATCGTGTTTCATTGGTAGATGTTGATCCTGAAAAATGCTTCCTAGCACAAGGTATTATCTGCATGGGACCAGTCACACGCTCAGGATGTAACGGAGAAGCAGATGGGCGTTGTGTTGCCGCCAATATGCCGTGCAGAGGTTGTTATGGACCAACAACAGAAGTTCACGATGTCGGCGCCAAGATGATCGCAGCTCTCGCTTCGGTCGTTGGACTCGATGGCGAAGAAAACATGAGTGAAACTGCTGTTCAAAAATTACTCGATCAAATCGTTGATCCTGCAGGCACGTTTTACCGATTCTCACTTGCAAAATCCTATTTCCGCAGGAAGATTATGACTGATCCAAAAGAGGAGAAATAA
- a CDS encoding Ni/Fe hydrogenase subunit alpha, with protein MGTKVTIDPITRLEGHGKIEIFLNDEGNVDNAYLQIPELKGFEQFCIDRPVEELPRITPRICGVCPMAHHMAATKTVDAVYHVQPTETAKKLRQLVYDCYIYEDHMLHFFFLGGPDFVVTPSAPAKERNILGVIAKVGLEIGTRVIKNRRQIRNIVQYLSGRIIHPVGGLPGGVSKGLTEEKRQEFLKVAIEARDFAKESIEIFNKIVLGNNAYVDLVVGDIYKHKTYYMGLVDENNKVNFYDGKVRVVDPDGKEFVKFGPDEYLKQIAEHVEPWSYMKFPFLKTIGWKGFKEGKQNGIYRVAPLARLNVSEGMATPMAQEEYDRMYEILGGKPAHNTLAFHWARLIEALYASEHIVELLEDKSITSPDIRNIPTEVPTEGVGIVEAARGTLIHHYKTDDHGMVKAVNLIVATVGNSAAMSLSIAKAAKALIKNGKVDDGLLNMVEMAFRAYDPCMACATHSLPGSTPLIININQDNSVIKTIRRD; from the coding sequence ATGGGTACAAAAGTTACAATAGATCCAATCACCAGACTGGAAGGTCATGGTAAGATAGAAATATTTTTAAATGATGAAGGCAATGTTGATAATGCATACCTTCAAATACCTGAATTAAAGGGATTCGAACAGTTTTGTATCGACCGTCCTGTCGAGGAACTTCCTCGTATTACACCACGAATTTGCGGCGTATGCCCCATGGCTCATCACATGGCAGCCACAAAAACCGTCGATGCTGTCTATCATGTGCAGCCAACTGAAACAGCAAAAAAACTCCGCCAGCTTGTGTATGATTGCTACATTTACGAAGATCACATGCTTCACTTCTTTTTTCTTGGTGGTCCAGACTTCGTTGTTACACCATCAGCACCGGCAAAGGAACGAAATATCCTTGGAGTGATTGCAAAAGTCGGACTTGAGATTGGCACCCGGGTTATCAAGAACCGCAGACAGATTCGAAATATTGTCCAATACCTCTCAGGAAGGATCATTCATCCTGTAGGAGGACTCCCGGGCGGTGTTTCAAAAGGACTCACTGAAGAAAAAAGACAGGAGTTTTTGAAAGTTGCAATTGAAGCTCGTGATTTTGCAAAAGAAAGTATCGAGATTTTCAATAAAATTGTGCTGGGAAATAATGCCTATGTCGATCTTGTAGTCGGTGATATTTACAAACACAAGACCTATTACATGGGTTTGGTTGATGAAAATAATAAAGTTAATTTCTACGATGGCAAAGTTCGTGTTGTCGATCCCGATGGGAAAGAATTTGTGAAATTCGGACCAGACGAATACCTTAAACAGATCGCAGAGCACGTCGAGCCCTGGAGTTATATGAAATTCCCCTTCCTCAAAACAATTGGCTGGAAGGGCTTCAAGGAAGGTAAACAAAACGGCATATACCGCGTCGCACCTCTTGCTCGTCTGAATGTTTCTGAAGGTATGGCTACACCTATGGCTCAGGAAGAGTACGATCGCATGTATGAAATCCTTGGCGGAAAACCGGCTCATAATACGCTGGCATTCCATTGGGCACGTTTGATCGAAGCTCTGTATGCTTCAGAACACATCGTAGAATTACTCGAAGATAAATCAATTACCTCTCCCGACATCAGAAATATTCCAACAGAAGTTCCAACTGAAGGTGTCGGCATCGTTGAAGCTGCACGAGGAACGCTCATCCATCATTATAAAACTGATGATCATGGCATGGTAAAAGCAGTGAACCTGATCGTTGCAACAGTTGGCAACTCGGCAGCAATGTCACTTTCCATTGCAAAAGCTGCAAAAGCACTTATCAAGAATGGTAAGGTTGATGACGGCTTATTGAATATGGTCGAAATGGCATTTCGCGCCTACGATCCGTGTATGGCATGTGCTACTCATTCATTACCCGGTTCTACTCCCCTTATTATAAATATCAATCAAGATAATTCGGTTATAAAAACAATCCGAAGAGATTGA
- a CDS encoding hydrogenase maturation protease: MKTLVLGLGNTIMSDDGVGIFIARRIKEQLPEIDVIEASAAGFRVIDEIIGYDTLILIDSIKTKNGKPGNYYKLGIEEFKTTLHHSSPHDMDMFSALELMKKHDADLPDEIVIYAVEVEDTLSYSEQCTKNVAAAIPKLTSIIIEEQFPDSKI, translated from the coding sequence GTGAAAACGCTCGTTCTTGGACTTGGCAACACAATCATGTCTGATGATGGTGTTGGGATTTTCATAGCACGCAGAATAAAGGAACAATTACCAGAAATCGATGTCATCGAAGCAAGTGCAGCAGGTTTCCGCGTTATCGACGAAATCATTGGATATGATACATTGATCCTGATCGACTCGATCAAAACAAAAAACGGAAAGCCCGGCAACTATTACAAACTCGGAATTGAAGAATTCAAAACAACCCTTCACCATAGCTCTCCTCACGACATGGATATGTTCTCTGCGCTTGAACTGATGAAAAAGCACGATGCTGATCTCCCGGATGAAATAGTCATCTATGCAGTTGAAGTCGAAGACACCTTGAGCTATTCAGAGCAATGCACAAAAAATGTTGCTGCTGCTATTCCAAAATTGACCTCAATCATAATCGAAGAGCAATTTCCAGACAGCAAAATTTGA
- a CDS encoding GIY-YIG nuclease family protein — MFYVYILKSLNFKDKFYIGYSTNLKSRIEKHNNGHVPYTTKHKPWKIKTYVAFEEKEKATKFEKYLKSHSGRAFIKKHP; from the coding sequence ATGTTTTATGTATATATCCTAAAAAGCCTCAACTTCAAAGATAAATTCTATATTGGTTATTCTACAAATCTAAAATCACGAATTGAAAAACATAATAATGGACATGTTCCTTATACTACCAAACACAAACCCTGGAAAATCAAAACATATGTCGCATTCGAAGAAAAAGAAAAAGCAACTAAGTTTGAAAAATATCTTAAAAGTCATTCGGGAAGAGCATTTATTAAAAAGCATCCCTAA
- a CDS encoding PKD domain-containing protein: MKKIIIIVLLFVCTAAFAQNKDIPVTRDLDPNAQYDTYKDWFAKNPPRETISYEISRSKGNMEGEGFLIVITPDLYYEIEQSLLVFQQDLIDDGFNTFVLLYDGVYPADLKLQIQTYYHLDEVINVVLIGNLPVAWYEMFEDWNDNGTQDPDEDWVEFPCDLFFTDTNGLWGDVDEDGVFDFHIGEMHPEIGLGRIVAGNMNMVDQTEKEILDAYFQRNHLFRDGIISSYNTSLAYIDDDWSYWGSQYQQSMLLAYPSVELVDDIEQTIASDYLNNRLISNYELIQVHVHSGPESHYFYYNNSNSYQIVYNFQVADIYPNAHFYNLFACSNSRYTSDNNLGGLYIYCSDHGLATIGSTKTGSMLEFDDFYQPFSEDKTIGESLRLWWVDNVDTAAYSGWERAWFYGMIIQGDPSLRRQYPENDQVYAYFDADAASGFVPHAVQFNDLSDAPNQIVTWEWDFQNDGIIDSYQQNPSYTYPDLGSYSVSLTVTDINNASDTLVREQYVNVSVADIFNITQNVGFGTIQQGIDFADEGDTIIVNTGVYYENINFNGKNITLASKYLTTRDTSYIDQTILDGNEQDCVVRFSGGEDSTAILSGFTIRNGHSSTGGGIHCNDASPGLYDLRIVENSSTSGGGILLFNSSSYLKNVTIAKNNSTYYGGGIFCNKSLPVLENVTIEGNVSDYQGGGLFCFNNSAPILTNTIMWNDHPQEVYFSENYDPNTIEIQYSDVAGGEFGIVINNNGLVYWQVGNIDADPLFVDAANGNYHLSWEHFPIADSTKSPCIDVGSPNTSFDPDGTIADMGAYYFHQTVAIDEPQEVTGNMLMAFPNPVGSQNATLAVSYSINKPCNVKIQLFNIKGQLVSTIENTNKNPGNYTCTNQVEGFGSGIYFTKLSIDGVDKEVCKVVILR, encoded by the coding sequence ATGAAAAAGATTATCATAATTGTATTGTTGTTTGTTTGCACGGCTGCATTTGCACAAAATAAAGACATTCCGGTCACACGAGATCTCGATCCCAATGCTCAGTATGATACATACAAGGACTGGTTTGCAAAAAATCCACCCCGTGAGACTATTTCTTATGAAATAAGCAGGTCAAAGGGCAACATGGAAGGAGAGGGATTCCTGATCGTCATCACTCCCGATCTTTATTATGAAATCGAGCAATCACTTCTTGTCTTTCAACAGGATCTGATAGATGATGGTTTCAACACCTTTGTGCTTCTCTATGACGGCGTATATCCGGCAGACCTCAAGTTACAGATCCAGACCTACTATCATTTAGATGAAGTAATCAATGTCGTTCTTATCGGAAATCTGCCCGTTGCATGGTATGAGATGTTTGAGGACTGGAATGATAATGGAACCCAAGATCCCGATGAGGACTGGGTCGAATTTCCATGCGACCTTTTCTTCACAGATACAAACGGTCTATGGGGCGATGTAGACGAAGATGGTGTTTTTGATTTTCACATAGGGGAGATGCATCCTGAAATCGGGCTGGGAAGGATTGTTGCCGGCAATATGAATATGGTTGATCAAACTGAAAAAGAAATTCTTGATGCCTATTTTCAGCGCAATCATCTCTTCAGGGACGGGATTATTTCGAGTTATAATACATCACTGGCATATATCGATGATGACTGGTCATACTGGGGAAGCCAATATCAGCAGTCGATGCTCCTTGCATATCCATCTGTGGAACTTGTCGATGATATAGAGCAGACAATTGCCAGCGATTACCTGAATAACAGGTTGATCTCAAATTATGAATTGATTCAGGTACACGTCCATTCTGGTCCCGAATCGCACTACTTTTATTATAATAATAGCAACAGCTACCAAATTGTTTATAATTTCCAGGTCGCTGATATTTATCCTAATGCGCACTTTTATAACCTGTTTGCATGCTCAAATTCACGATACACATCGGACAATAATCTTGGGGGATTATATATTTATTGCAGTGATCATGGTCTTGCAACAATAGGTTCGACAAAAACAGGAAGCATGCTTGAATTCGATGATTTTTATCAGCCATTCTCAGAAGATAAAACCATTGGCGAGTCACTACGTCTCTGGTGGGTGGACAATGTTGATACAGCTGCTTATTCCGGCTGGGAACGCGCATGGTTCTATGGCATGATCATTCAGGGTGATCCCTCTTTGAGAAGGCAGTATCCGGAAAATGATCAGGTTTATGCCTACTTCGATGCAGATGCCGCGAGCGGATTTGTACCTCATGCTGTTCAGTTTAATGACCTCAGCGATGCACCAAATCAAATTGTTACATGGGAATGGGATTTTCAAAATGACGGCATCATCGATTCATACCAACAAAATCCTTCCTACACCTATCCAGACTTGGGCTCATACTCTGTTTCTTTAACTGTTACTGATATTAATAATGCATCTGATACACTTGTAAGAGAGCAGTACGTGAATGTATCGGTTGCCGATATTTTCAATATAACGCAGAATGTCGGATTCGGTACGATTCAGCAGGGTATCGATTTCGCAGATGAGGGTGACACGATAATCGTTAATACCGGTGTCTATTACGAGAACATTAATTTTAACGGGAAGAATATAACTCTTGCTTCCAAATATTTGACAACGAGAGATACCTCGTATATCGATCAGACGATCCTTGATGGAAATGAGCAGGATTGTGTTGTGCGATTTTCCGGGGGAGAAGACTCAACTGCAATCTTGAGCGGATTTACTATCAGGAATGGACATTCAAGTACTGGTGGTGGAATTCACTGCAACGATGCATCGCCCGGTTTATATGATCTTCGGATCGTAGAAAACAGCTCTACGTCCGGCGGGGGAATATTACTCTTTAACTCATCAAGCTATCTCAAGAATGTTACGATCGCAAAAAATAACAGCACATATTATGGCGGTGGAATCTTCTGCAATAAGTCACTCCCCGTACTCGAGAATGTAACCATAGAAGGAAATGTTTCAGATTACCAGGGTGGAGGTCTATTCTGTTTTAATAATTCAGCGCCAATTCTCACCAATACGATCATGTGGAACGATCACCCTCAGGAGGTGTATTTCAGTGAAAACTATGATCCTAATACGATAGAGATACAGTACTCTGATGTTGCAGGTGGTGAATTTGGCATTGTGATCAATAACAACGGGCTTGTTTACTGGCAAGTAGGAAATATTGATGCTGATCCTTTGTTTGTCGATGCAGCTAACGGGAACTATCACTTAAGCTGGGAACATTTCCCCATTGCCGATTCAACCAAATCTCCCTGTATCGATGTTGGGAGTCCCAATACTTCTTTTGATCCTGATGGTACCATTGCAGATATGGGTGCGTACTATTTCCACCAGACTGTCGCGATCGATGAACCGCAGGAAGTGACCGGCAATATGCTGATGGCTTTTCCCAATCCTGTCGGTTCGCAGAATGCTACACTCGCCGTGAGTTATTCCATTAACAAACCATGTAATGTGAAGATACAGCTTTTTAACATAAAAGGGCAGCTAGTTTCAACCATTGAAAACACAAATAAAAATCCGGGGAATTATACATGTACAAACCAAGTAGAAGGATTTGGTTCAGGAATTTATTTTACAAAACTTTCGATTGATGGAGTTGATAAAGAGGTTTGTAAGGTAGTAATTCTCAGATAG
- a CDS encoding radical SAM protein → MIKDIQVKTILNHVRQPDTWFGLRYNLNLYRGCQHQCIYCDSRSDCYRIENFADILVKTNAIDILKDELPRKRIKGTIGFGSMNDPYMPIEKERELTRQALYVIHRNRFPIHVLTKSTLVTRDIDILGKIAKQYAAVSFTITTADDNLCRKLEPGAPVASERFAAMKELHKNGIYTGVLLMPVLPFIEDTKDNVRAIVGKAKESGASYILPWFGMSLRSGQREYFYTKLDELFPGLRTKYEIRYGEQYQCAVPSADELYKYLDELCAKYDISRKMKVYEKKSEQEELF, encoded by the coding sequence ATGATCAAAGATATACAAGTAAAAACAATCCTCAATCATGTGAGGCAGCCGGATACGTGGTTCGGATTGCGTTATAATTTGAACCTTTACCGCGGATGCCAGCACCAATGTATCTATTGTGATTCCAGAAGTGATTGCTACAGGATAGAGAATTTTGCTGATATTCTTGTTAAGACAAATGCCATCGACATCCTCAAGGATGAACTTCCACGAAAAAGGATAAAAGGAACGATTGGATTCGGCTCGATGAACGATCCGTACATGCCGATCGAAAAAGAGAGAGAACTGACCAGACAAGCACTGTACGTAATCCATAGAAACAGATTTCCCATTCATGTTCTGACTAAAAGCACATTGGTAACGCGCGATATTGATATCCTGGGAAAAATAGCTAAGCAATATGCAGCAGTAAGTTTCACAATAACAACTGCAGACGATAACCTGTGCAGAAAGCTCGAACCAGGTGCACCAGTTGCATCTGAACGATTTGCTGCAATGAAAGAGTTACACAAGAATGGAATTTATACAGGCGTGCTTCTCATGCCGGTTCTTCCGTTTATTGAAGACACAAAAGATAATGTGAGAGCAATTGTTGGGAAAGCAAAAGAAAGCGGCGCGTCGTATATTCTTCCGTGGTTTGGTATGTCACTTCGGAGTGGGCAACGGGAATATTTTTATACAAAATTAGATGAGCTCTTTCCCGGACTGAGAACTAAGTATGAGATCAGGTATGGAGAGCAATATCAGTGTGCAGTTCCCAGTGCAGATGAACTTTACAAATATTTAGATGAATTGTGTGCGAAGTATGACATTTCACGGAAGATGAAGGTGTATGAGAAGAAGAGCGAGCAGGAAGAGTTATTTTAA
- a CDS encoding MCE family protein — translation MKFKFKHTDKIVGIFFFVAVMALIFTLVVVAISKRIFDRKYYFLTQFVDATGLSNSTKLFFKGYEIGKLKKYSLNINNQIDAELIVYKEFRNKIVENSAIFKATNPVTGRSTMEFLQGPDWSKVLAEGEFIPSLDTPEGKRLLKEGFVKKSGDMMESVLKNVDQLLYNLTQDDNPEQGALFRMVYNLANMTDKMDVSLENINSILTSLQKDNNPEDGALFRILSNVADLTDDFKGTAAQLDEMLANYKDPDDLAVKLIDPSRENLIYPMRDMLLTLNQNLVSMNKILDFMYQQMPEFADIVAKSKISLQTAQKTLEALNNNPFLRGGIKEEAPTQQKNTKIRLMDLDQ, via the coding sequence ATGAAGTTTAAATTTAAGCATACAGATAAGATCGTTGGCATCTTTTTCTTTGTTGCAGTAATGGCACTTATTTTTACCCTTGTTGTGGTCGCAATATCGAAACGGATCTTTGACAGGAAATATTATTTTTTAACACAGTTCGTAGATGCAACCGGACTGTCGAATTCGACGAAACTCTTTTTTAAGGGATATGAAATTGGAAAGTTAAAGAAGTATTCACTCAATATAAATAACCAAATCGATGCTGAACTGATCGTGTATAAAGAATTCCGAAACAAGATTGTCGAGAATTCAGCAATCTTCAAGGCAACGAATCCCGTTACCGGACGAAGCACCATGGAATTTTTGCAAGGACCAGATTGGAGCAAAGTGCTAGCAGAAGGGGAGTTCATCCCGTCGCTGGATACTCCTGAAGGCAAAAGGTTGTTGAAAGAAGGGTTCGTCAAAAAGAGCGGGGATATGATGGAATCCGTGTTGAAGAATGTGGATCAACTTCTCTATAATCTTACTCAGGATGACAATCCCGAGCAGGGAGCGCTCTTCCGTATGGTATATAACCTTGCAAATATGACGGACAAAATGGATGTATCACTGGAAAATATAAACTCAATTTTGACCTCCTTGCAAAAAGATAATAATCCCGAAGATGGTGCATTGTTCAGAATTCTCAGTAATGTGGCAGACCTTACCGATGATTTCAAAGGCACTGCTGCGCAGCTAGATGAAATGCTTGCTAATTACAAAGATCCCGATGATCTTGCGGTCAAGTTGATCGATCCCAGCAGGGAAAACCTGATCTACCCGATGCGTGATATGCTATTGACATTGAACCAGAATCTTGTCTCTATGAACAAAATTTTGGATTTCATGTACCAGCAGATGCCGGAATTTGCGGATATTGTTGCAAAGAGCAAGATATCACTTCAAACAGCTCAGAAAACACTGGAAGCCCTCAACAATAATCCCTTCCTGCGCGGAGGAATCAAAGAGGAAGCACCAACCCAGCAAAAAAATACAAAGATTAGACTCATGGATTTAGACCAATGA
- a CDS encoding ATP-binding cassette domain-containing protein, with the protein MNIEIKNVSVEIDEQVILENISFDVKDKNTCVIIGSYGYYNGILLNVLGGFYEPLRGTLLIDGVDLYEKEEHELIETKKRLSFVFQEGAFLSNLTVLENLLLPVQFYSMQFIKSKVMKEIKDLCTYFDVPQVLEKRPAFISYTSKKILSFIRAIITHPELIIINKPLFNLDIRNQIKVIQMLKDLKEKGTTMIISSNSFDIIKAVADQVVHVEKGTIQKISYKEDKNFLQNIKKLDILSDLVGVEDEV; encoded by the coding sequence ATGAATATCGAAATAAAAAATGTGTCAGTTGAAATCGATGAACAAGTCATCCTGGAAAATATTTCTTTCGATGTGAAAGACAAAAACACATGCGTTATCATAGGATCGTATGGTTACTATAATGGGATTTTGCTCAATGTACTTGGTGGTTTTTATGAACCTCTAAGAGGAACGTTGCTTATCGATGGAGTCGATCTTTATGAAAAAGAGGAACATGAACTGATCGAAACAAAGAAACGGTTATCCTTTGTATTCCAAGAAGGTGCATTTCTCTCAAATCTAACCGTGCTTGAAAATCTGCTTTTGCCGGTTCAATTCTATTCAATGCAGTTTATAAAATCCAAAGTGATGAAAGAGATAAAGGACTTATGCACCTATTTTGATGTACCTCAAGTGCTTGAAAAAAGACCGGCATTCATTTCCTATACTTCGAAAAAGATACTCTCCTTTATTCGCGCTATCATCACTCATCCCGAGTTGATCATCATCAACAAACCACTCTTCAATCTTGATATCAGGAACCAGATCAAGGTGATACAGATGCTTAAAGATCTCAAAGAAAAAGGCACGACCATGATCATCTCAAGCAATTCCTTCGATATCATAAAGGCAGTTGCAGACCAGGTTGTGCATGTCGAAAAGGGGACTATCCAAAAAATATCATACAAAGAAGATAAAAACTTTTTACAGAACATTAAGAAATTAGATATATTATCGGACTTGGTAGGAGTCGAAGATGAAGTTTAA